The Seriola aureovittata isolate HTS-2021-v1 ecotype China chromosome 2, ASM2101889v1, whole genome shotgun sequence genome has a segment encoding these proteins:
- the scn8ab gene encoding sodium channel, voltage gated, type VIII, alpha subunit b isoform X1 gives MAAPLLAPPGPDSFKKFTPETLANIEKRIKEEKNKKPPKPRSDSSHRDTSDDNEPKPNSDLEAGKSLPFIYGDIPDGLAATPLEDLDPFYLNKKTFIVLNKGKTIFRFSATPSLYILSPFNLLRRIAIKILIHSLFSMIIMCTILTNCIFMTFSDPPEWSKQVEYTFTGIYTFESLTKIVARGFCIDGFTFLRDPWNWLDFMVISMAYITEFVDLGNVSALRTFRVLRALKTISVIPGLKTIVGALIQSVKKLSDVMILTVFCLSVFALIGLQLFMGNLRNKCVFWPINMTDQLLPNGSKGFDWATYIMNDTNFYFLPDQLDALLCGNSSDSGRCPEGYTCMKAGRNPNYGYTSFDSFGWAFLTLFRLMTQDFWENLYMLTLRAAGKTYMIFFVLVIFVGSFYLVNLILAVVAMAYEEQNQATIEEAEQKEAEFKAMLEQLRKQQEETQAAAMATSAGTVSEAALEDEGGGHLSRSSSEVSKLSSKSAKERRNRKKKWRQKEQEKEKGDSEKVVKSESDDGSKKSTIRFPGSRLGRKTSIMNQSLLSIPGSPFMSRHNSRSSIFSFKGRSKDMGSENEFADDEHSTVEESEDRRGSLFIPYRRNSYSGYSQGSSRIHPLAPHSGGKRNSTVDCNGVVSLIGPGPGRRLLPEVKIDKAATDDSTTDVEIKKKHSGSLMVSVDQLNSSFKGKDRANSQMSVVTNTLIEELEESQRKCPPCWYKFANVVLIWECCPIWLKIKHIVYLIVMDPFVDLAITICIVLNTLFMAMEHYPMTESFEEVLSVGNLVFTGIFAGEMFAKLIAMDPYYYFQEGWNCFDGFIVTLSLVELGLADVEGLSVLRSFRLLRVFKLAKSWPTLNMLIKIIGNSVGALGNLTLVLAIIVFIFAVVGMQLFGKSYKDCVCKIARDCELPRWHMNDFFHSFLIVFRVLCGEWIETMWDCMEVAGQSMCLIVFMMVMVIGNLVVLNLFLALLLSSFSADNLAATDDDGEPNNLQLAVARIKTGIAWFKVNMRVFVATVLKKPIEDEQKPLDEMYEKKLNCIANHTVDINRELDYAKNGNGTTSGIGSSVGKYMIDEDYMSFIHNPNLTVCVPIAVGESDFENLNTEDFSSESDVENSKDLDDTSSSEGSTIDIKPDVEEVAVVEVVEEYLDPEPCWTDECVAKYKCCDVPITFGWGKHWWFLRKTCYLIVEHNWFETLIIFMILLSSGALAFEDVYIEQRKTVRIILEYADRVFTYIFILEMLLKWVAYGFVKYFTNAWCWLDFFIVDVSIVSLIANALGFSDLGPIKSLRTLRALRPLRALSRFEGMRVVVNALVGAIPSIMNVLLVCLIFWLIFSIMGVNLFAGKYYYCYNSTAEENFLPDKVNNKTECFALINANYTEVRWKNVKINFDNVGAGYLALLQVATFKGWMDIMYAAIDSRKVEDQPVYEDNLYMYIYFVIFIIFGSFFTLNLFIGVIIDNFNQQKKKFGGQDIFMTEEQKKYYNAMKKLGSKKPQKPIPRPQNNIQGMVFDFVTQQVFDISIMILICLNMVTMMVETDDQSEDTEVVLYWVNFIFIVIFTGEFLLKLFALRHYYFTNGWNIFDVVVVILSIVGMFLADLIEKYFVSPTLFRVIRLARIGRILRLIKGAKGIRTLLFALMMSLPALFNIGLLLFLVMFIFSIFGMSNFGYVKHGAGIDDMYNFETFGNSMIILFMITTSAGWDGLLLPILNYPPDCDPLLENAGTPATGDCGNPSVGIFFFVMYIIISFLIVVNMYIAIILENFSVATEESADPLSEDDFETFYEIWEKFDPDASQFITYAKLSDFADALEHPLRVPKPNTIELIAMDMPMVSGDRIHCLDILFAFTKRVLGDSGELDMLRQQMEERFVAANPSKVSYEPITTTLRRKQEDVSARIIQRAYRSYLARRGFVCKRKPANNKVENGGNNQEQEKKESTPSTASLPSYDSVTKPDKEKQDDNNEGKGGRKEKGRNQKDIRESKC, from the exons ACATTTATAGTCCtaaacaaagggaaaacaatCTTCCGCTTCAGTGCCACGCCCTCCTTGTACATCTTAAGCCCTTTTAATCTACTTAGGCGTATAGCTATTAAGATTTTGATACATTC GTTATTCAGCATGATCATCATGTGTACGATTTTGACCAACTGTATATTCATGACATTTAGTGACCCCCCAGAGTGGTCCAAACAAGTAGA gtatACCTTCACAGGTATCTATACGTTTGAGTCACTCACAAAAATTGTTGCCCGAGGCTTCTGTATAGATGGGTTCACCTTTCTCAGAGACCCATGGAACTGGCTCGATTTCATGGTCATCTCAATGGC ATATATAACAGAGTTTGTGGACCTTGGGAATGTCTCGGCGCTGAGAACGTTCAGGGTTCTCCGAGCATTGAAAACTATTTCTGTCATTCCAG GCCTGAAGACCATTGTGGGTGCTCTGATCCAGTCTGTGAAGAAGCTGTCGGATGTGATGATCCTCACAGTCTTCTGTCTCAGCGTCTTTGCTCTGATTGGACTGCAGCTCTTCATGGGGAACCTGCGGAATAAGTGTGTATTCTGGCCAATCAACATGACCGATCAGCTTCTGCCAAATGGCAGCAAGGGCTTTGACTGGGCCACATACATCATGAATGACA ctaaTTTCTACTTCCTCCCTGATCAGCTTGATGCTCTACTATGTGGAAATAGTTCTGACTCAGG ACGATGTCCAGAGGGCTATACATGCATGAAAGCCGGAAGGAACCCCAACTACGGTTACACCAGCTTCGATAGCTTTGGATGGGCTTTCCTCACCCTCTTTCGCCTCATGACCCAAGACTTCTGGGAAAATCTCTACATGCTG ACTCTTCGAGCCGCAGGGAAGACCTACATGATCTTCTTTGTGCTTGTCATCTTCGTGGGCTCCTTCTACCTGGTGAATCTCATCTTGGCTGTGGTGGCCATGGCTTATGAAGAGCAGAACCAGGCCACTATTGAGGAGGCAGAGCAGAAAGAGGCTGAATTTAAGGCCATGTTGGAGCAGCTGAGGAAGCAACAGGAGGAGACGCAG gctgCCGCCATGGCGACGTCTGCAGGCACAGTGTCTGAGGCTGCGTTAGAGGATGAAGGAGGGGGGCACTTGTCCCGCAGTTCCTCTGAGGTCTCCAAGCTGAGCTCCAAGAGCGCCAAGGAGCGTCGCAATCGCAAGAAGAAATGGCGTcagaaagagcaggagaaagagaagggagacAGCGAAAAGGTTGTCAAGTCTGAGTCAGACGATGGCAGCAAGAAAAGCACCATTCGTTTCCCTGGAAGCCGCCTTGGGAGGAAAACATCCATCATGAACCAG TCACTACTCAGCATCCCAGGCTCACCCTTCATGTCGCGCCACAACAGCCGCAGCAGCATCTTCAGCTTCAAAGGCCGTTCCAAGGACATGGGCTCAGAGAACGAGTTTGCAGACGATGAGCACAGTACAGTAGAGGAGAGCGAAGACCGTCGGGGCTCCCTGTTTATTCCTTACCGCCGCAACAGCTACAGTGGCTACAGCCAAGGCTCATCACGCATCCACCCACTGGCACCCCACTCTGGAGGGAAGAGGAACAGCACAGTGGACTGCAATGGCGTGGTGTCTCTCATCGGCCCTGGGCCCGGCAGACGGCTTCTGCCTGAGGTGAAAATAGATAAGGCAGCCACTGATGACAGT ACTACAGACGTGGAGATTAAGAAGAAGCACTCTGGCTCTCTTATGGTATCTGTGGATCAGCTCAACTCCTCCTTCAAAGGAAAGGACCGCGCCAACAGTCAGATGAGCGTAGTCACCAACACACTGATAGAGG AGTTGGAGGAGTCTCAGAGGAAGTGTCCTCCATGTTGGTACAAGTTTGCTAACGTCGTCCTCATCTGGGAGTGCTGTCCCATCTGGCTGAAGATCAAGCACATAGTCTACTTGATTGTCATGGACCCGTTTGTTGACCTGGCTATTACCATCTGTATTGTCCTCAACACCCTCTTCATGGCCATGGAGCACTACCCCATGACTGAAAGTTTTGAGGAAGTTCTCTCTGTTGGCAACCTG GTTTTCACAGGCATCTTTGCCGGGGAGATGTTTGCCAAGCTGATTGCCATGGATCCCTACTACTACTTCCAGGAAGGCTGGAACTGCTTTGATGGCTTCATCGTGACTCTGAGTTTAGTTGAGCTGGGACTGGCTGATGTGGAAGGTCTGTCAGTGCTCAGGTCTTTCCGATTG TTAAGAGTGTTCAAACTGGCCAAATCGTGGCCCACCCTCAACATGCTGATCAAGATCATTGGCAACTCAGTGGGAGCTCTGGGTAATCTGACCCTGGTGCTGGCCATCATTGTCTTCATCTTCGCCGTGGTGGGCATGCAGCTGTTTGGCAAAAGCTACAAGGACTGTGTGTGTAAGATCGCGCGGGACTGCGAGCTACCCCGCTGGCACATGAATGACTTCTTCCACTCCTTCCTGATCGTGTTCCGAGTGTTGTGTGGGGAGTGGATTGAGACCATGTGGGACTGTATGGAAGTGGCGGGACAGTCCATGTGTCTCATCGTCTTCATGATGGTCATGGTCATCGGAAACCTGGTG gTGCTGAACCTGTTTCTGGCCTTGCTGCTGAGCTCATTCAGTGCAGACAACCTCGCTGCCACAGATGACGATGGGGAGCCCAACAATCTCCAGCTTGCGGTTGCCCGCATTAAGACAGGGATTGCCTGGTTCAAGGTCAACATGCGGGTCTTTGTGGCCACAGTGCTTAAAAAG CCTATAGAAGATGAACAGAAGCCTTTGGATGAAATGTATGAGAAGAAGCTCAACTGCATTGCAAACCACACAGTGGACATCAACCGTGAACTGGACTATGCTAAAAATGGCAATGGCACCACCAGCGGCATTGGGAGCAGTGTGGGAAAGTATATGATTGATGAGGACTACATGTCCTTCATCCACAACCCCAACCTCACTGTCTGTGTTCCTATTGCTGTCGGCGAgtcagactttgaaaacctTAATACAGAAGATTTCAGCAGTGAATCGGATGTGGAGAACAGCAAAGAT CTGGATGACACCAGTTCATCTGAGGGCAGCACAATAGACATCAAGCCTGATGTGGAGGAGGTGGCAGTGGTGGAGGTAGTGGAGGAGTACCTTGACCCAGAACCCTGCTGGACAGATG AATGTGTGGCCAAATACAAGTGCTGTGATGTTCCCATCACCTTCGGCTGGGGCAAACACTGGTGGTTCCTGAGGAAGACCTGCTACCTGATTGTAGAACACAATTGGTTTGAAAccctcatcatcttcatgatCCTGCTCAGCAGCGGAGCCCTG GCCTTTGAGGATGTGTACATTGAGCAGAGGAAGACAGTCCGCATCATTCTGGAGTACGCTGATCGGGTTTTCACCTACATCTTCATTCTGGAGATGTTGCTGAAATGGGTGGCCTATGGCTTTGTCAAGTACTTCACTAATGCCTGGTGTTGGTTGGACTTCTTCATTGTGGAT GTGTCTATAGTCAGCCTTATAGCAAATGCGTTGGGCTTCTCCGATCTAGGCCCGATTAAATCACTCAGGACACTGAGGGCCTTGAGACCCCTCAGGGCCCTGTCACGTTTTGAAGGGATGAGG GTTGTGGTGAACGCCTTGGTGGGTGCAATTCCCTCCATCATGAATGTGCTGCTGGTGTGTCTCATCTTCTGGCTCATCTTCAGCATCATGGGGGTCAACCTGTTTGCTGGAAAGTATTACTACTGTTACAACAGTACGGCCGAGGAGAACTTCCTCCCCGATAAGGTCAACAACAAAACGGAGTGTTTTGCACTCATTAATGCAAACTACACTGAAGTCAGATGGAAAAACGTCAAGATCAATTTTGACAATGTGGGTGCTGGGTACCTGGCGCTCCTGCAAGTG GCAACGTTCAAAGGCTGGATGGACATTATGTACGCAGCAATAGATTCTAGAAAG GTGGAGGACCAGCCTGTGTACGAGGACAACTTGTACATGTACATCTACtttgtcatcttcatcatctttggCTCCTTCTTCACCCTAAATCTCTTCATTGGTGTCATCATTGATAACTTCaatcaacaaaagaaaaag TTTGGAGGTCAGGATATCTTCATGACGGAAGAGCAGAAAAAATACTACAATGCCATGAAGAAACTAGGGTCAAAGAAACCACAAAAACCAATACCCAGGCCTCAG aACAACATCCAAGGCATGGTGTTTGACTTTGTGACGCAGCAGGTGTTCGACATTTCCATCATGATCCTCATCTGCCTCAACATGGTCACCATGATGGTGGAGACAGATGATCAGTCAGAGGATACGGAGGTTGTGCTTTACTGGGTCAACTTCATCTTCATTGTGATCTTCACTGGCGAGTTTTTACTGAAGCTCTTTGCACTGCGTCACTACTACTTCACCAACGGCTGGAACATCTTCGATGTGGTTGTGGTCATCCTTTCAATTGTGG GAATGTTTCTGGCTGACCTGATTGAGAAGTACTTTGTGTCACCGACACTCTTCAGGGTGATTCGTCTGGCTCGTATTGGCAGAATCCTGCGTCTCATCAAGGGCGCCAAAGGAATCAGAACTCTGCTGTTTGCCCTCATGATGTCTCTTCCTGCCTTGTTCAACATCGGCCTGCTACTTTTCCTGGTTATGttcattttctccatctttgGCATGTCCAACTTTGGTTATGTGAAACACGGGGCTGGAATTGATGACATGTACAACTTTGAGACCTTCGGCAACAGCATGATCATCCTGTTTATGATCACCACGTCAGCTGGCTGGGACGGCCTGCTCCTGCCCATCCTGAACTATCCTCCAGACTGTGACCCCCTGTTGGAGAATGCTGGCACCCCCGCTACAGGAGACTGTGGCAACCCCTCTGTGGGCATCTTCTTCTTTGTTATGTACATCATCATTTCTTTCCTAATTGTGGTCAACATGTACATCGCCATCATCCTGGAGAACTTCAGTGTGGCCACAGAGGAGAGCGCCGACCCACTCAGTGAGGATGACTTTGAGACCTTTTATGAGATTTGGGAGAAGTTTGATCCTGATGCCTCCCAGTTCATCACTTATGCCAAGCTTTCTGACTTTGCTGATGCACTTGAACACCCACTCCGAGTTCCCAAGCCCAACACCATTGAACTGATCGCCATGGACATGCCTATGGTGAGTGGCGACCGCATCCACTGCCTGGACATCCTGTTTGCCTTCACCAAGCGTGTGCTGGGTGACAGTGGCGAGCTGGACATGTTGAGGCAACAAATGGAGGAGCGTTTTGTGGCGGCCAATCCCTCCAAGGTCTCTTATGAGCCAATCACCACCACTCTGAGGCGCAAGCAGGAGGATGTGTCAGCCAGAATCATTCAGAGGGCCTACCGCTCCTACCTGGCTAGGCGGGGCTTTGTCTGTAAGCGCAAACCAGCCAATAACAAAGTGGAGAATGGCGGGAACAATcaggaacaagaaaaaaaggagagcaCTCCCTCAACTGCCTCCCTGCCCTCTTATGACAGTGTAACCAAACCTGACaaggagaaacaggatgacaacaATGAGGgcaagggagggaggaaagagaaaggaagaaaccAAAAAGACATCAGGGAATCTAAATGTTAG